DNA from SAR324 cluster bacterium:
ATGGTGGAGATCTACTCACCTTATGCCAGGAAAATCTGGTTTTTCGTTGTGATTTTGTTCAAGGCATTCAGCAAAAGCTTCTCAGTCCCATCAAATATTTTGGTATCCCCGATGATATTGATTACGGACAGATTCCCTGGAAAAGTTCTCGATTTGATGAAGCAGCATTAACCCGCGCCGCCTCCACGCAGAAACGTGCCCAACATATTTTTGAGCAATATCACCAACGAGCTGGAAATCGAACATTAGCCTTTTGCTGTTCTCGAAGCCATGCCGACTTCATGTCCAAATATTTTTCACTTCAAGGAATCCGATCGGTTGCGGTTCACTCTGGTTCTGATTCAGCACCAAGAGCACTTTCATTAGAACAATTGCAGTCTGGTGAACTCCAAATTATATTCGCGGTGGATATGTTCAATGAAGGAGTTGATGTTCCGTTGATTGACACGGTTATGATGCTCAGGCCCACAGAATCGCCGGTTATCTGGATGCAACAATTAGGGCGTGGATTGCGTATCGCCATCGGAAAAGCGCATTTGACTGTCATTGATTATATTGGGAATCACCGGATTTTTCTGAAAAAATTACAGACGTTGCTGACTCTGAGAAGTGGTGATCGTGAAATTGCTAACTGTCTTAAGCATCTTCAAAACAAGACCTACGAACTGCCAGAAGGCATTGATGTGTTTTATGAGCTTGAAACGATTGAGATCATGAAAGCACTGCTAAAATCTCCAACTGAGGGTGAAGCTCAGGAAAGTTTTTACAAAGATTTCCAATATCTGCATGACAGACGTCCCTCTGCACTGGAAATTTATCATGAAGGCTACAATCCAAGACAAACAGGATATGCCTCATGGTTTGATTTCGTACATCAAATGGGAGATTTGTCATCAAGCCAGATCCAAATTCTGGAACAAATCCGACCATTACTGGAAAGCCTGGAATCCACACCATTGACGAAGTTCAATAAAATACTGACGTTATATGGGATGATACGGGAGGGATGTTTTCCTGGTCAAATAAGTATGACTCAATTAATGAGCTCAATTCAAACAATTGCTCAGCGTTCTGCCAAACTAAAATCTGATATTGAAAATGAATTGAACCATGGCATTGAAATCCAAAAAAAATGGAAACAAAACCATATCAATGACTGGATTGAAGGCAAGGGAACCAAACAAAAGAAATACTTCAAGTCTGACGAATTCTTTTTAAAAACCACAAAACTGATCCCACACGAAGACAAAGAGTCTGTCATTGATATGGTGCGGGAATTAATTGATTGGCGATTGGCAGAATATTTATCATGGAATCCTCATGCCAATGAATTTATTATCAAAGTTTCCCATTCAACCACCAATCCTATTTTGATCTTACCTGACCGCAACAAACATCCAGATCTTCCAAGCGGTCATACTGAAGTGATGGTGCAAAATGAAATATACACTGGAAATTTTGCAAAAATCGCCCTCAATGTTCTGAGAAAAAATAATTCTGAAAATCACCTGCCTCGAATACTGAAATCCTGGTTTGGCGAACAAGCCGGAGCTTCAGGCACAACGCACAAAGTCAAATTACTA
Protein-coding regions in this window:
- a CDS encoding DEAD/DEAH box helicase family protein: MSESIPSQSENTLIAGGRQDPLLPPLLKNINQAIELEFSVAFILQSGIELIREHLEDFLNRQGKARILTGDYQYVTDPHALFTLLDLEGDIGVRIFESGGKSFHPKYYGFTFQDGSKAVIIGSSNLTKTGLCEGIEWNYHLNFSATSNGYIPFQQAFQKLFEHPQTLALEHDWIKAYQAKRQFFTFRLNPESIAETMVNNGYSVATNAEDETIIDNGDRYISLNENPDIEQKIKPHLIQQKALDSLKKTRSQGNRAGLVVLATGLGKTWLSAFDTLACQSRKILFVAHREEILDQARKTFRKIRPDSQLGKYDGTFKDKNVDVLFASIQTLGKSNHLRNFEPQAFDYVIIDEFHHASARTYRNLIEYFQPEFLLGLTATPERMDGGDLLTLCQENLVFRCDFVQGIQQKLLSPIKYFGIPDDIDYGQIPWKSSRFDEAALTRAASTQKRAQHIFEQYHQRAGNRTLAFCCSRSHADFMSKYFSLQGIRSVAVHSGSDSAPRALSLEQLQSGELQIIFAVDMFNEGVDVPLIDTVMMLRPTESPVIWMQQLGRGLRIAIGKAHLTVIDYIGNHRIFLKKLQTLLTLRSGDREIANCLKHLQNKTYELPEGIDVFYELETIEIMKALLKSPTEGEAQESFYKDFQYLHDRRPSALEIYHEGYNPRQTGYASWFDFVHQMGDLSSSQIQILEQIRPLLESLESTPLTKFNKILTLYGMIREGCFPGQISMTQLMSSIQTIAQRSAKLKSDIENELNHGIEIQKKWKQNHINDWIEGKGTKQKKYFKSDEFFLKTTKLIPHEDKESVIDMVRELIDWRLAEYLSWNPHANEFIIKVSHSTTNPILILPDRNKHPDLPSGHTEVMVQNEIYTGNFAKIALNVLRKNNSENHLPRILKSWFGEQAGASGTTHKVKLLQTPNGWELSPVNPVLSMAQVQSE